ACCTGAGTGGTAGGTACAAAACTTCCTTCTACCGCCTTCCCCGCATGTCCCGCAATGAACGTCAAGGCAAAAACACTTATCGGAGACTGCCTTTTCGGGCCCCTGGTGGGCACACTGGTATACATACTCATTACATGCATCACGTCCTGGCAACACTGCCATTCACATTTAGCCAATCCCGGAAAATACAGACGATCAGGAACAGCAATACACAGCGACGTGTTTGCAGAGGTAGTCACACTGTAACACTTACAAACAGCGCCTCGATTCTCAGAAAAAACGGCTGCGGGACAGCCCAGCCTCTTTGTCACGCAAACTCGACCCAAGAAACGTCTTCCCCCCGCCTTCCTAAGGAAAGCTACGACCGCAATAATTCCAAACTGTGAGAACTGTTTCCTCGTGGCGCCAGCCCGGACATGGAACTCATAATTCCCGGTGCTTCTGGAGGAGGTCATCGTATCTCTCTTGAAAGATTCCTGCGAGCTCGGTGCTAGGTTTCAACACCACAGGAATCTGCGTCTTGTAAGAGCTATATTCGGGGCTTTGGAGCTGGATGCTGACAAGAAGAACAGATGGAGAAGAGCTGAATAACGTTGCTTTCTGTACGCGCATAATAGCGGATGCCGACGGGTATTTTGTTGCCCACTGAGTCGCCCATTGGCACAGCTTTGCATCCGCGGTCAGCAATCTGCCATCAAGAAaagcgcagacgccgtcAACTTTCACGAAGCTGCGAAGCAGCACAGGTTGCTCAACATGTACTGGCAATTCTTCACCTTCCTTGACGTTTGCTTCCCTGCCGAAATATGCTGGAAATTCCCCCGGAGCGTAGTTGCCCAACGACCGCAGCTGCTTAGATATCTCGGGGGTTATGAGCAGATGCACTTGGGTAGGGGAAGAAAGATCCGCTCCCCTTGCAACGAATGGAACGCTCCGCTCACCAAACTCCGGTGTTGGAGGATGATATGTGAATGTGGCCGTCATCCACGGAAGTGGAACATGACCTCTGACACCGGGGACGCGCTCGTAATTGACGAAGTCAATACGAGTGACAATAACTTCCAGGTGATCTTCAAAGCGGTACATTTTGTCACTTTTGAGAAATTTGAAAAACCCTGTTGGTGGCTTTAGAACCCTGCGACCAACGGTGTTATGCCTTAGCAACTGAGCGTCGAGCCAGTCACACAACTGGCCACCGATGAATCCCGGAATATTCACAGACTCCATAATGTTTGGGAAACCCGGGTCTACAACGACATTTGCCCCGCGACCCACCAGACAGCCGCCAACATTAATCTTCTTCCACGCTCCTGCTGGCAGCTCCTGATGTAGCGCTGTTTCATAACCGTCCTCTGGTCGCCCGACTAGGCAGCTGACCGATCCAGCCAGGCTTCCCAAAATCGCCAGTACCACGCAGACGGCccgggcagccgccgcacctCTAGTGGAGCCCATTGTTCTGAAAACAAACCACACGCGGACAAAGTGACAGTGCCAGAAACCGTCGTCCCCGAGAAAAACAACACCCACGTTCAATGCATCTCCTTCCGCTCGTAACGCTGCCAATATGCCCGCGAACATGTGACTGTCCATCACACAGTGTCATAGATGCTCTGTGCATCAGACCGATCACGGGCATCCACTGGTATCTGGATTATCTGTGGTGATGAAAAGTACATGCAACAGTCTATAAGGTGACAACATATACTTCTGAAACAGTGGACATTGTTGTTCCTCCATCCGAAGGTGAAACATCACTACTCCATCAATCACAGAAAAGATTAGTGCTAACGAGACCGCTGCACCACAGGGATTGTACCAGACTTCACAGCAGGACACTTCATGGAATCGAACACCACGGGCACTCGTTTTCGCGGCATCGTAGCAGGGGCTGCCACCAGTGACGGCTCCTCTGTGGTCCGAATCAAAccacctccgcctccccaAAGTGGCAGTCGCCCGCATCCATAGGCACTGAAAACGTTCCCAATCGGAAACGGTGTATTCCTATTAATGTGAACAAAGTACCTACCGTCCGGGATTTGTTGTTCCAAACTAAAAAGAAGCCGACGCCGATCTCCACCGTCGTCTAGCGACGTGTGCCTGGTGAAGGAGGTGAGTGTATGTAGGCGCTCCGACGACTCCAATGGAGAGTAGAATCCCGTTGTCGCAAACAACTGTTCTGGACCGCGAGACAGACTCTCAAAATCTACCAAGCTTGCTAATCTGGTAGGAATGCGACGGGCTCCAGCACTCCCCTTGAGTCTCCCGGCAAAGGGCCCCGACTGCAACCCTGAGTGTTATGCTGGTTCCGCTCTCCCCACCAGCTCTTACGTCCAAGCCATCGCAACTcgcggaaaaaaaaagagacgaCAAAAAATGACGGAAGTTCCCTCtgccgtttttctctcgtcgCATTTTGTCTGCCGGTCCTCGCGTCGCAAATTAGACGGAAGCGGAcgccgcgtgcatgcatttGGCGTTTTGAGATGGGTGTCAAGTTGTGCCGAATTCCTGCACACCCGAATCGACCGGTTTCTCGGGTGACACCTCTTCTACTGTGTCTTACTCGGATCAGATCTAGTAAAATGTGAATAGAGGGGGAATGATTGAGGGCGAGAAAGCACTGCGGGGTTTTTGTTTACCTGGACCAAATCAGAGTGGCCgggagacagcgcgcggcggataGTGAGGTCTCCCGCTAGCACATTCTGCGATTGGGTAGAAGTGCCGACATTGATCCATTGAAAAGGTCAAATGAAACCGTATACGGGTAGGCAGCATATCTGGATGCGACGCTGCAACAACTTGGTTTGATAACGTAGTTGCTTGTCGGCTCCACCACCAGTGTCTCATTTCTTCCTCGCGTTCGAGAGCCGCTCAGATGTTACACCGCGCAGAGTTACTGACGTCAGGGGAACCAGACCTGGGATCAGCACGCTCACTCACGAACCAGAGTACGTAAGGAGATGCTCAGAGTAGTCCATCCGTTGACAACAAAGAAAGAAGCAAACGGAAGGAGCGCATGCCGCCGTGCCGCGATGGATACTACCGTGAGTCTTGGCAGAGTACCGTTCTTGTGTTTTGTGCCGCTATGATGCTAGGAGTATGGGAACTCAAAAGATAGTCCTCTAGTATTGACTCTGTCAGTCGTGAAGTCCTGCAGGCGACTGCCCGGGCCCTGCAAAGCCAAAATGTCTGTTGGCTGTGGCTGGGTGTAAGCTGCCCAAAACACAGAGCCGGTCTGCTCTCCTCGGAATGCATATCCACGCGTACCCGATGTGTGGAGCGCCCCGAGAATTAGATGCAGTGTTGGAGGATGTCATATTGACCACTCGCGGTCGGGAGACTACACATCTCATTTGCAAAGGCACTGACATTCTAGATGCTTCACCGGTTATTTGAGCGGCAGGATAACCTTGAGTTTGCCCGTAGGCCAAAAGTCGAACCCAGCATTGATAGATATTCTCGCAAACACGTAGAAGGTTTCAGTAGGGAGAGGCGTGAAGCCTGAGTTTCTCATAGTAGAGCGTGAACCTAATATCGTCTACGGTTCCTCAGCGCCACGTTAACTATAGGCCTTTCATCCTAGAACCTAATATCGCGAGCGAGGATCCTTGTTACTCCGGGAGCCCGACACATTTGCGTGTAGCGGCCAACCAGGAAAAGGTTAATGAACCGACCTCTATGGTAAGGGGGGGCTCACCAAGCTGCGGATATGCACGCTAACGGCATGGTACGCCAGGTTCGACATGCGACGCAGTTTTCCGCTCTGCATGATACCAGCCGTCAGGGAAAGGATATGGTTAAGCACACCACCGAAACCCTCGTGCATGAAATGTACCTTGGCCGATGCCGCCTGCTCTCCAAACTGTTTCTCTTGGAATAAAAACGGCCTCCTTCCGTCTTCAAACAATAGCCACAGCTTACCACCGTATGTCCTCACTGGGGTATGACGCTTCCAGAAGTCCTGCATGCATTACCTTTTCAAAATCAATCTTCAGAAGGAGCATAATTTTTGTGAGGCTGTGACGATCTCCCGTTAGCACCACCGCCATCGGGCGCGAACGCATTCAATGCATAAGATACGGACGGCGATGCGTCAAATGTGGATCCCAACGGTAGCCACCTCGGGTCCACCAAGAGTGAAACCGGGCCTGGACGGGGAACCGACCCGACTGAGCCCAGCCAAACTTGTCGGGAGAACAGCACACGTTCTAGTTTTTCCGCCTCTGAACGTCTGGCAGCGCTCCGACGCGCAGTCTCACCCGTCACTGGCCAAGGACCGATGAATTCATCGGTCCTTGGCCGGGGCGTCCGCGTCACCGGCGGGCCTCGCAGCTGCCTTCCTGTATAATCACTGCCTTCGAACGGCTGAAGAACTGGTTGAATTGGTAACACGAGAGCACCGGAAGGTGGAGGTAGACTAGGACTCGTCAGTTGCGGCTGAGAGAGTGCGTGAGGGGCTCTCGAAGGGTGCAAAAGCCCGTGGTCCGCCTGCATCCCCGGCTCTGCTCTACCACCGTTTGCAGATGTcaacgcggcggcagagtaCGATTCACGTCTCAGCTGTAAAGGAGAACCCAGGCCTGTGGCCATTTGCCAGGATGCTTGTATCTCCTCGTGCACATTTGTCGGGGGAAGCAGCTGAGAACGAGCGTCACCTCGAAGCTCATTTTCCAGAGGTGTGGGGCTACCAGGATGCCTGCCGGAATGAGGAGGTGACCAGAAGAAGTTTCCTCCTATCCCCCGACTGAAAGGGGCCGCGTCAGCCGCTGGCCGTTGAACCCCGTCGCCCGGATTATGCTGGTCCACATTTGAAGCGCATGAAAATACAGGGTCAATACCGCTTACTATAGAGACGCCGATGGCCAGCAGTCCACCGGGAAACATGAACACCCCCATTGCCCACAGTTTCTCCACGAAACGGTTTGCGGAAGAAGTCGCGGCGGCCAAGAGAACGGTGGGAGGCGTGAGCATGCCGTTCCTGTCGTCCCACACGCTTCGAACCACCACGCAGTTACACGCGCAGGGAGTTGTCGTACTACCGCGGGGAAGATCTGTTCTGCCCCACGCCAGACAAATGGCAGATGGGCGCAGGGGCTGCAGGCCAAGCAGAAGCCAGTCGGTCAAATCCCACCATCCAAAGGCTAAGAATCGAGCTTGAAAGTGGCGGGTTACCTTCAGTGACTGAATCGACTGTGTCGCCGGGTGCCTTGGCCGCCGGtacgcagaagaagacaggAGCCCTGTGAAAGCGTTACAGAATGATGAAGGCTTGAAAGAAAGACGTAGTGAGCGTCGCTCCCAAGCCAGCAGCACAGACGGATGCTGAATAATCTGTCAATATAAGGAGCGACATCCCCTGTGGgagtgcgcatgcaggtAACGAGTCCCTCAAGCGCACTCGCGTGACCCCACGATGGCCCTCTATGCTTTCGCCCGTGCGAGAGAACTCAATGAACGCATGTACAGTATTCTTTTCAACGATGGAGTTGTTGTCGCCGAAAACCTTGCGTTCCGAGTGACACACAGCACCTTACGTAAAATGGACAGTGTGAGCCATCGCAGGGGCTCGCTGCCGGCAATTGGGCCCCCACAAGAGACGCGAGTGTAGTACGGtcagagacgcggcgacacgggcgccgcctctcatTTCCTCCCGTCCGTTCTGCCTACGATTATGTTTTGCCATGCGAGCATTCTAGGTCTAACATACCTCCAGATATTCGGGATGTGGCGCCTCCCAATGCTGAACCAGCCAGCAGCCGGGTTCCTCTCGACTCTCTACCACGGTAGGCCTTGTACCGCGACACAACGGAGAGATGAGGAGTTCCGTGACAGATGCTTCTCGCAATAAAAGTAGCCACTCCTGTGGGAGCTCGTGAAAGCATACTGTGCCGTTCGTCAAGGAACCATCTCCTTCATAATCTTCTGCTTTTGGAACTGCGTGTCCGGAGCCACTGCGGATCGACAAGTGCCGCCATGTGTCCAGAGAGACAAGGACTCCCCAACGAGATAGGGGCATGCACACGGAAGCTCAATTTGCCCGTCTTCGTTGGTTCCCTAACGGTCCCAAGCAGTGTTTCGCCAACACAAGGCTCTAGATGAAAAAGTGTGTTTGAATAATGTCACACCATCACACTTTCCGTTAGGGGAGTTCAGGCGCCCCATGCCGGTCTACCGCTCCGCAGTTTGCACACCCGTTTTCTACCAGGCGGGTCACGCAGCGAGAATCATTCCGCTCGCTGCACTGCGGGTGGCATCCAAACAGGGCCTCGGCACAACGCCATTTCTGAGCGTGTGATCCAACACACAGTGTTATGTACTCGCAGTCGTGTGAAAGTCTCAACACCCGCACACATTGCCGCCGTAGACTACGAGGAAAACTACGCTGCCGCTTGTTGGATATCTGTGCAAGAAACAAGAGAACGAATACTAGGTAAGCTTGCGACGCGGATGCCTACGGATTGTCAAAGCGAACTGATCCTCAATCAACAATCAAATGACCGATTTAGATTACTATTCCCGCACAGTTCCCTTCTGCCCCGAGTGGGGTAGGACGGTAGCTACGGGCATCGGGAAGTGTGGCAGTCAGAGACGCTCCGGCCCAGGGGGGTTATTACGCGTTTTCCCAGGCGACCGTCGCGAACTGGAGGTGGTGTGTACGCAGTTCTGATCACGTGCACCATGTAGCGTCCTTCCGCAGCACCCCTCTCAATGGTTACCAGCCCTGCGGCAAGCTGGCTGGCCGTTGACGCAAGGCGCTGCGTGGAAGTCACCATGAGTAAACAGAGATGCTCACGATGGAATGTGGCCTGGTGAAAGAGTGACTGAGCCCGTCGATATGCCGTGTACATAGTTTGCACGCAGCATCAGCACCTGCCGCTCCGTGCCTTGAGAGAGATGCAAGCACGCGCACGGGCACTATATACAAGTCTTATAGAGACTCAGTATACCGCTAGTATATGTAACGCACCGTCGCTGGCCGGTCGAGCTTCATGGTCTCATGGTCGATTCCGCAACAGACCCCTCTCAACACCACGAGTTACGGCAGTCGCTACAAAATGTGAGAATATCATGGCATTCACTTtgctcgtcgccgtcttgcGGTGAACCTGCACGGAATACACGTATCGAATTCGcgttggcctggcacctgtcTAGAAACTGGATGTTATGGTTTTATCGCAAGCAATTAAGATCACGAAGTTAAGGATTTGGCGCATGCCTCCCTCCCGATCATAGCTGGGTTCTTGAACGATACTTTTTGAGCGACGTGATTACTGGTGCATGCTCGCTAGTCCCCTACCTTGGCGCGGGATCCAAGTGCCCCCTAAGACTGACGCGTTCTCGGCTATGGATGGTCACCGTTGTTGTGGAGATGTGTAAATGCGCAGGCAGCTTttgaaagaagagagaaagtgCAAGTGGCGCTTTGCTTTGCCACCAGAGCCTGTTACTCCAAATAGCACCAGCCACGAGCTCCCGGTCAAACGGTAGCAGGGAGCCCGTCGTGCGACGCCCTGGCTGGGCGGCTGCAGGTTCACCAAACTTGATTCCCGCTGAATAGGCGTTTGCGCAAGCTGGGGCTCGGGCCACCTTCCCAGCCAGGAGGTACGTGGCAACAACAAAGAGCACCTACCGAGACGAGTACAGACTTGCATGGTgtgccggcgaggcgcccatTCATGGTACTTTGACAGCAGAGTAGGAAACGTTACTTATTCACATCATGAGAAACTAGGCCGCCCCAGGCCGGAACGATCGAACTTCATGCGCCGATGCCAGATGGATGGCGCCAAGTGAAAGCGAACGTTCGCGAGGTGCAGTAGTTGTGGTCTCTTACATCTTTTCAACAGCACGCGTCTGTTACGCAGTTTGACTGACAACCAAGCGGCGTTGTTGTGATACTCCGTCCACGAACGTCTCCCATCATTCGCGGCTCCACACACTCGTGCCTTTCCCGGTGGGAAAACTTCACCAGTTTCTGCCATAGTGTCAGAAAAAATCAACCACAAACAAGAGATTGCATGAGTATATTCTGCGAATTAGTGAATATGAAGACCAACTGTTTCCAGGAAAAATGTACCTCCGTGGACTATTCGAGTGACCAACACTAACTTAGAAAGACTGGAAAGCCAAATACTTCATGCTCATTCATGGTGTAGACCAAGGACATACCGCTTCATAGAGACAGCAGAAGTACAGGTGCGACTGCCACTGTAGTCAACGATTTCGGACCAGACGCACCCCCCAACGGTGTACTTTGCTGGCTAACTGTTCGGCGGTGGCCTAGACGGCAGGCACTTCCATTGCGTGCCTCCTCATCCAGTCTTCTGCTTATGACTATCGTGGTACCATGGTACGATCCGACCCAGCAGCGAGGTTTGACGTGATACGCTGCTGGAGTAACCGTCAGACATCGCAGTACGCGGATGTTTTAAAATACGAGGTGTCGCGTTGCAGGCGCTCTAGTGATAGTACATATGAAGGAACGCGATATTCAGGAGCGCACGCAGTggcacgcatgcagaaaaCCGAACCGCCACGCTAATATACAGCAGCTGTGTTTTGTGCTGTGGAATCGGAGACAATGACTGAATCTTGTAGTTTCTGACTCCAGCCCTCTGCGACCACAGATCCATCCATCTTGCAGTGCAAAATATAGGAATATGCGTGAAAACGTGGCTTCATTTTGACAAATCTGCGCATCTAATGCGTCcaagcagcggcagccaccCCTACTTTCGCTTACTATCTGACGCGCATGGGGGGGGGCACGTAGACGTCAATGTGGAAAGCGACGCGTACGATGGGATTCCCTGTGGGGTGCCAAGGTGCCAAACCATGGAAACCGTCCTGGATACCTGGAAAAAAGGGACAGTGGCAAGCGTGCACCAATGGCATCTCAGGAACTACGCATAATAGTTCACCGTGCAAAACTCAAGCCACAGAAACGGTACTTCAGAATAAGAATGGGGAACTGTTTGGCGCGTTAGGAACGTGCATGCCCAGAGCGACTTCGCGGAGGCTGGATAGGGTTCGCCATGCAACAAGAAAGGCGATATTGCTTCTCCTTCGAGTTCGAGAATATACAAGGCTCGagccgaggctgcgcagcaAAGCAAACATCACAACTGCATCGTGccgtcttctttttttcccaACCGCAGCTGGGATGCGGAGTTATTGCTGAACTGCTTCTTCGCATGTAATTTTTTCGTGCTCTCTTGCCCTCCCCTCCAACAATCGCAGCGTGAGAGGAGGCCAGATCTCCGATGATGAAAGAGCCGCTAGAATCGTAGGATGCGTCCCTCTGGAAAGGGAGAATCGTAGATGCGCTGAGTCACTCATGATCTAGAAGTCGCCTCCAAGCATGAGTGATGCAGTCAGCTAACTTCACACCGCACAGCATGATGCAAGAGTTTTTCCGTCACTTGCAAGCGAACAGGGGCGGAAGTATCGATGGATGGTCCACAGGACGGGGGCCTGTTGTGCCACCGCGGAATGACAAAACTGTGTTGTCGTGCTACAACAGAGCAGTCAGACAAGTTGTACAGATTCATCGGAAACGCCATTCTGTTGGTGATACGGTAGACCGCGCTGCTCTCACAGCTCTGCCGTGCGTAACGTGACGCTGTTCCGATGATTACGCGGAGGCTTGCATCCACGTTGGCACGGAACTATGAGCCATCTATATGGGTACACCGACAGTTGCTGGTGGCTGGCTTCGCATACTGCGCCTGAATGTTCCTGCTCACTTTCATTCGCTGTTTTTGAGGACCTTCGCGCTGACAAGACAACTAAGGGCAATTAGAATAAGAACA
Above is a window of Besnoitia besnoiti strain Bb-Ger1 chromosome Unknown contig00007, whole genome shotgun sequence DNA encoding:
- a CDS encoding uncharacterized protein (encoded by transcript BESB_070870), with amino-acid sequence MGSTRGAAAARAVCVVLAILGSLAGSVSCLVGRPEDGYETALHQELPAGAWKKINVGGCLVGRGANVVVDPGFPNIMESVNIPGFIGGQLCDWLDAQLLRHNTVGRRVLKPPTGFFKFLKSDKMYRFEDHLEVIVTRIDFVNYERVPGVRGHVPLPWMTATFTYHPPTPEFGERSVPFVARGADLSSPTQVHLLITPEISKQLRSLGNYAPGEFPAYFGREANVKEGEELPVHVEQPVLLRSFVKVDGVCAFLDGRLLTADAKLCQWATQWATKYPSASAIMRVQKATLFSSSPSVLLVSIQLQSPEYSSYKTQIPVVLKPSTELAGIFQERYDDLLQKHREL